From the Paludibacterium paludis genome, one window contains:
- a CDS encoding chemotaxis protein CheA — protein MDLERALAAFLEESTELLAEMESLLVGAADRPLGSDELNALFRAMHTIKGSAGIFGFGYLAAFAHEAETVLDRIRDGDLALGEAVTGVLLDCHDHVKAVIGQWAAHEPIDEAQGEVLRARLAALQEGATPLAGGEVKGAAATLWRIHAAFDRSVFREGMEPTDIFGYLATLGDIVSVDADMSQMPGGDAFDPTSCYLVFTIVLHSDASVDVLRGAFGFLSDASDIRIEPDASAVATEALPEVAARPADDEPVAASRPVPASRWVKVEASRIDQVIDLVGELVIASSAASLMAFRHEDPALRETTECLVSLVDAIRTRVLGMRMIEIGEIFGRFPRLARDLSSETGKPVHLELQGSETELDKSMVDRLGEPLTHLVRNAIDHGIEPADARERSGKPAIGHVRLAARHEAGSIVIEVSDDGAGLDRERILARARERGLVGVADSPGDTEVFSLIFLPGFSTAEQVTTRSGRGVGMDAVRQVIDELRGTIDIASREGEGTTFRLRLPLTLAIIDGFLVKVAGSAFVIPLERVVECAELTGEGFPAGSFGCHDLRGEILPIIVLSAFFGVSGPRARRRNLVVVRFGEQRAGLVVDELEGECQIVVKPLGELFRHLKALSGSTILGNGDVALILDVSALIAMAVAASARQYSVAESPGSQPAKMQ, from the coding sequence ATGGATCTTGAACGGGCTCTGGCGGCGTTTCTTGAAGAATCGACCGAATTGCTCGCCGAGATGGAGTCCCTGCTGGTGGGCGCGGCCGACCGGCCGCTCGGATCGGACGAACTGAACGCGTTGTTTCGCGCCATGCACACCATCAAGGGATCGGCGGGGATTTTCGGCTTCGGGTATCTGGCGGCCTTCGCCCATGAAGCCGAAACCGTGCTCGACCGGATCCGCGATGGCGATCTCGCGCTCGGCGAGGCCGTGACCGGCGTTTTGCTGGATTGCCATGACCACGTCAAGGCCGTGATCGGTCAATGGGCGGCGCATGAGCCGATCGACGAAGCGCAGGGAGAGGTTTTGCGCGCCCGGCTGGCGGCGCTGCAGGAAGGTGCGACGCCGTTAGCCGGGGGCGAGGTGAAAGGCGCCGCCGCAACCTTGTGGCGCATCCATGCCGCGTTCGACCGGAGCGTGTTCCGCGAAGGCATGGAGCCGACGGATATTTTCGGGTATCTCGCGACCTTGGGCGATATTGTTTCAGTCGATGCTGACATGTCGCAAATGCCTGGCGGCGATGCGTTCGATCCGACCTCCTGTTACCTCGTTTTCACGATCGTGCTTCACTCGGACGCTTCCGTCGATGTGTTGCGCGGCGCGTTCGGCTTTCTGTCGGACGCTAGCGATATTCGTATCGAGCCGGACGCTTCCGCCGTGGCGACGGAGGCTTTGCCGGAGGTTGCCGCGCGGCCCGCGGACGACGAACCGGTCGCCGCGAGCCGTCCGGTGCCGGCGTCGCGCTGGGTCAAAGTGGAGGCTTCGCGCATCGATCAGGTGATCGATTTGGTCGGCGAGCTGGTGATCGCGAGCTCCGCCGCGTCTTTGATGGCGTTTCGTCACGAAGATCCGGCGCTCAGGGAAACAACCGAATGCCTGGTTTCGCTGGTCGATGCCATCCGCACCCGGGTGCTCGGTATGCGCATGATTGAAATCGGCGAGATTTTCGGGCGTTTTCCGCGCTTGGCGAGGGACTTGTCGTCGGAAACCGGCAAGCCCGTGCACCTTGAATTGCAGGGGAGCGAGACCGAACTTGACAAATCCATGGTCGACCGGCTGGGAGAGCCGCTGACGCACTTGGTGCGCAACGCCATCGATCATGGCATCGAGCCTGCCGACGCGCGCGAGCGCAGCGGCAAGCCCGCGATCGGGCATGTGCGTCTCGCCGCCCGCCATGAGGCGGGCAGTATTGTCATCGAGGTGAGCGACGACGGGGCGGGGCTGGATCGTGAGCGGATCCTCGCGCGGGCCCGTGAACGCGGGCTGGTGGGCGTCGCGGATTCTCCGGGCGATACGGAAGTGTTTTCGCTGATTTTCCTGCCGGGATTTTCAACGGCCGAGCAGGTCACGACACGCTCGGGGCGAGGTGTCGGCATGGATGCCGTGCGCCAGGTGATCGATGAGTTGCGCGGTACCATCGATATCGCTTCCCGGGAGGGCGAAGGAACAACGTTCCGCCTCAGGCTGCCGCTGACGTTGGCCATTATCGATGGATTCCTGGTGAAGGTGGCCGGCAGCGCATTCGTGATCCCGCTCGAGCGGGTGGTGGAGTGCGCCGAGTTGACCGGGGAGGGATTTCCTGCCGGATCGTTCGGTTGTCACGACCTGCGCGGAGAGATTCTCCCCATTATTGTGCTGTCGGCGTTTTTCGGCGTGTCCGGGCCGCGCGCCAGACGCCGCAATCTGGTGGTGGTGCGGTTTGGTGAGCAACGCGCGGGATTGGTCGTCGATGAGCTGGAAGGGGAGTGCCAGATCGTGGTCAAGCCTTTGGGAGAGCTGTTCCGCCATCTGAAGGCGCTGAGCGGGTCGACCATCCTGGGCAATGGCGATGTCGCCCTGATTCTCGACGTGTCGGCGCTGATCGCCATGGCCGTCGCCGCCTCGGCGCGCCAGTACAGCGTTGCCGAATCGCCGGGTTCGCAACCGGCAAAAATGCAGTAA
- a CDS encoding STAS domain-containing protein yields the protein MDDIARSRAPASLTLATVGDFLDQCRDRWGKGQALIVELGDVGEIDTAGAQLLAWLQREGRLTGRAVTLDSPPARVIETMAMLGLGKGVSDGS from the coding sequence TTGGACGACATTGCTCGCAGCCGGGCGCCGGCCTCGCTGACACTGGCCACGGTCGGGGATTTTCTTGACCAATGCCGGGATCGATGGGGGAAGGGGCAGGCGCTGATCGTGGAGCTTGGCGATGTCGGGGAAATCGATACCGCGGGCGCGCAATTGCTGGCCTGGCTGCAGCGCGAAGGCCGGCTGACCGGCCGTGCCGTCACCCTGGACTCTCCTCCGGCCCGTGTGATCGAAACAATGGCGATGCTGGGCCTGGGCAAGGGAGTGAGCGATGGATCTTGA
- a CDS encoding thymidine kinase: MAKLFYRYAAMNSGKSTQLLQIANNYESMGKQVALYTAQIDNRYGEGVITSRLNIQRAALTFSADTRFEADRHAGIACILIDEAQFLTPEQVRQLHRIAHLDNIPVICFGLRSDFRGEPFPGAAWLLSLAEDVEEIKTICPCGRKATMHIRTDDSGRRVNEGPQVEIGGEARYRAVCAKCFYRGE; encoded by the coding sequence ATGGCCAAACTGTTTTACCGATACGCTGCCATGAACAGCGGCAAAAGCACGCAGCTGCTGCAAATCGCCAATAACTACGAGAGCATGGGTAAACAGGTCGCGCTGTACACGGCGCAAATCGACAACCGGTACGGCGAGGGTGTGATCACCTCGCGGCTGAACATTCAGCGCGCGGCGCTGACATTCAGCGCCGACACCCGCTTCGAAGCGGACAGGCATGCCGGAATCGCCTGCATTCTGATCGACGAGGCGCAATTTCTGACGCCCGAGCAGGTACGGCAGCTGCATCGCATCGCCCACTTGGACAATATTCCGGTGATCTGCTTCGGACTGAGGTCGGATTTTCGGGGGGAGCCGTTCCCGGGAGCGGCATGGCTGCTGTCGCTGGCCGAGGACGTCGAGGAAATCAAGACGATCTGCCCGTGTGGGCGCAAAGCGACCATGCATATCCGCACGGACGACAGCGGCAGGCGTGTGAACGAGGGGCCGCAAGTGGAAATCGGCGGAGAGGCCCGCTACAGGGCGGTCTGCGCCAAATGCTTTTACCGTGGGGAATGA
- a CDS encoding LexA family protein has protein sequence MTQGGKRAGAGRKSAYGGDKTVAIRIPEPLKPVLEAWLGEYRILRSARGGDIGDVRTLGRDLDAMSLPLFASRVPAGAPVAGDDMKEADIDLNEHLVARPDSTFMVTVRGQSMRDAGIQDGDLLLVDRSIEPKSGKVVVAVLDGDVTVKRLDVTGDRVRLLPENPEYSPIDVPPDSSFLIWGVVTRVIHTVD, from the coding sequence ATGACCCAAGGCGGAAAACGCGCCGGCGCCGGACGCAAATCGGCGTATGGCGGCGACAAGACAGTGGCGATACGCATCCCCGAACCCTTGAAACCGGTGCTCGAGGCCTGGCTTGGCGAGTACCGCATCCTGCGCTCGGCTCGCGGCGGCGATATCGGCGATGTGCGCACCCTGGGCAGGGATCTTGACGCGATGTCGCTGCCATTGTTCGCCAGCCGGGTGCCCGCCGGCGCTCCGGTCGCCGGCGACGACATGAAAGAAGCGGATATCGACCTGAACGAGCACCTGGTCGCCCGCCCCGACAGCACGTTCATGGTCACCGTGCGCGGCCAGTCCATGCGCGACGCGGGCATCCAGGATGGCGACCTGCTGCTGGTCGACCGTTCCATCGAACCCAAATCCGGCAAGGTCGTCGTGGCTGTGCTGGATGGCGACGTCACCGTCAAGCGCCTGGATGTCACGGGCGACCGTGTCAGGCTTCTGCCCGAAAACCCCGAATATTCTCCGATCGATGTGCCGCCCGACTCCAGCTTCCTGATATGGGGCGTCGTGACGCGCGTCATTCATACCGTTGACTGA
- a CDS encoding PEP-CTERM sorting domain-containing protein, producing MKFVRIVAALILASVSCLSFAKATVVPILNAEIKSNGAWSSNQLTPYWKKTQFSVTTAGKYDISFDLTPKKGSENSLIASLQNTLSSLTGGVIGNLANANVGSSLYHQTFTVDLTPGKYSFYLAFTNATPWKGALNVSLTPTAAVPEPETYALMGLGMAAVLLRRRQTRKNAMR from the coding sequence ATGAAATTTGTCCGTATCGTCGCCGCACTGATCCTCGCTTCCGTGTCGTGCCTGTCGTTCGCCAAGGCGACCGTCGTCCCGATCCTGAATGCCGAGATCAAGTCCAATGGCGCATGGAGCAGCAATCAGCTCACGCCTTACTGGAAAAAGACCCAGTTCTCCGTCACCACGGCCGGCAAGTACGACATTTCGTTCGATCTGACGCCGAAGAAAGGCTCCGAGAACTCGCTGATCGCGTCCTTGCAGAACACCCTCAGCTCGCTGACCGGCGGCGTCATCGGCAACCTGGCCAACGCCAATGTGGGCAGCAGCCTTTACCACCAAACGTTCACCGTGGACCTGACGCCCGGCAAGTACAGCTTCTACCTGGCCTTCACCAACGCCACACCGTGGAAGGGCGCGCTGAACGTCTCGCTCACGCCGACCGCCGCGGTGCCGGAACCGGAAACCTACGCCCTGATGGGACTGGGGATGGCCGCCGTGCTGCTGCGTCGCCGTCAGACCCGCAAGAACGCCATGCGCTGA
- a CDS encoding PEP-CTERM sorting domain-containing protein — protein sequence MKLARALAVIAFLIAPALASAKLTVQPIVNESIKSWGAWSSAELFPFWSKTLFEVTHTGKYDITFDLTPKKGYESSAIDLLHNSITSLYTGGFASYTNFDLGSSRYHRTFTLDLQPGIYSYYLAFTNQDLWKGTINVSAGLHTPAVPEPETYVLMGIGLSVILLRHRKPR from the coding sequence ATGAAACTTGCCCGCGCTCTTGCTGTCATCGCCTTTCTGATCGCCCCCGCCCTGGCCTCGGCAAAACTCACCGTTCAGCCGATTGTCAACGAGTCCATCAAATCCTGGGGGGCATGGAGTTCCGCGGAATTGTTTCCGTTCTGGAGCAAGACCCTCTTTGAGGTAACGCATACGGGCAAGTACGACATCACCTTCGATCTGACACCAAAGAAGGGGTATGAGTCGTCCGCCATCGATTTATTGCACAACAGCATCACCTCGCTCTACACCGGAGGTTTTGCCTCCTATACGAATTTCGACCTGGGCAGCAGCCGCTACCACCGGACATTCACCCTCGATTTGCAACCGGGCATCTACAGCTATTACCTGGCCTTCACCAATCAGGATCTCTGGAAAGGCACGATCAACGTCAGCGCAGGCCTGCATACCCCCGCCGTCCCCGAGCCCGAAACCTACGTGCTGATGGGTATCGGACTGTCGGTCATTCTGCTGCGCCACCGAAAACCGCGCTAA
- a CDS encoding S1 family peptidase, with the protein MKTTAEKGAMLGLVDRLRHTTVRLECRKTSGECVTGTAFFFTYRWEDGQVAPMVVTCSHVIRDACQGAFVLTRADEQGDPLTGWCERVVFDRFASFWRPHACFDISIMPFAPILQYAAGHGLRFYTPAFEENNLPTPPILAALTGLESVLMPGYPDGIWDEMNNLPVLRRGFAATSPNRNYAGRPDFLIDCACFPGASGSPVVMVGEPAGAGPEGVTLLGVLYAGMLHPLDESCPARAIPNNLGLVLKSESLQTFKALIRP; encoded by the coding sequence GTGAAAACAACGGCGGAGAAGGGGGCGATGCTGGGACTGGTGGATCGTTTGCGGCACACCACCGTGCGGCTGGAGTGCCGGAAGACGTCGGGCGAGTGTGTGACGGGCACCGCGTTCTTCTTTACCTACCGGTGGGAAGACGGGCAGGTCGCGCCGATGGTCGTGACCTGCTCCCACGTCATTCGCGACGCCTGTCAGGGCGCGTTTGTGCTGACTCGGGCCGACGAGCAGGGTGATCCGCTGACGGGATGGTGCGAACGGGTCGTATTCGATCGGTTCGCTTCTTTCTGGCGGCCTCACGCTTGTTTCGATATCTCTATCATGCCGTTTGCGCCGATCCTGCAATATGCGGCCGGACACGGACTGCGGTTTTATACCCCGGCTTTCGAAGAGAATAACCTGCCGACGCCTCCCATTCTGGCGGCCCTGACAGGACTCGAGAGCGTGCTGATGCCGGGGTATCCGGACGGAATCTGGGACGAAATGAACAACCTTCCCGTGTTGCGGCGCGGTTTCGCCGCGACCAGCCCGAACCGGAACTATGCGGGCCGCCCCGATTTCCTGATCGATTGCGCGTGTTTCCCCGGGGCGAGCGGTAGTCCGGTGGTGATGGTGGGGGAGCCGGCGGGCGCGGGGCCGGAAGGCGTCACCCTGCTCGGGGTGTTGTACGCCGGGATGCTTCATCCGCTGGATGAGTCATGCCCGGCGCGTGCCATTCCGAACAACCTTGGCCTGGTGCTCAAATCCGAGTCGCTGCAGACGTTCAAGGCGTTGATCCGGCCTTAG
- a CDS encoding tRNA dihydrouridine synthase: protein MKLVLAPMEGLVDDIMRDILTRVGGIDLCVTEFVRVTSHLHSPRTFHRLAPELRHGARTRAGTPLRVQLLGSDPMCLAENAELAARLGARGVDLNFGCPAPTVNRHRGGAILLTEPPLLHEIVSAVRRAVPADVPVTAKMRLGYEDKTQALDCARAIAEAGANELTVHGRTKVEGYRPPAHWDWIARIREAVTIPVVANGEVWTLDDYRAIRRESGCETVMIGRGLVACPDLAMRIKRARTGLDEEPMDWHEMMPWVRDFYGQCMARGGVSRYPASRLKQWLGQLKRTWPEAGEWFERVRREEDPLRIEALLSER from the coding sequence ATGAAGCTGGTACTGGCGCCCATGGAGGGGTTGGTCGACGACATCATGCGCGACATTCTCACCCGGGTCGGGGGAATCGATCTGTGTGTGACCGAGTTCGTGCGTGTCACGAGCCACCTGCATTCCCCCCGCACCTTTCACCGCCTGGCGCCGGAATTGCGCCACGGCGCCCGAACCCGGGCCGGCACGCCGCTTCGCGTCCAGCTTCTCGGCTCGGACCCCATGTGCCTTGCCGAGAATGCCGAACTGGCCGCAAGGCTCGGCGCGCGGGGTGTCGATCTGAATTTCGGGTGCCCGGCGCCCACGGTGAACCGTCATCGCGGCGGCGCCATTTTGCTGACCGAACCGCCATTGTTGCATGAAATCGTCAGCGCGGTGCGGCGCGCGGTGCCCGCCGATGTTCCCGTTACCGCGAAAATGCGGTTGGGGTATGAAGACAAGACACAGGCGCTGGACTGTGCGCGTGCGATCGCCGAAGCGGGGGCGAATGAGTTGACCGTCCATGGGCGAACCAAGGTCGAGGGTTACCGGCCTCCGGCGCACTGGGACTGGATCGCGCGAATCCGCGAAGCGGTGACGATTCCCGTTGTCGCCAACGGAGAGGTGTGGACCCTTGATGACTACCGGGCGATACGGAGAGAGAGCGGATGCGAAACAGTCATGATCGGCCGCGGGCTGGTCGCCTGCCCGGATCTGGCCATGCGGATCAAGCGCGCTCGGACGGGGCTTGACGAGGAGCCCATGGACTGGCATGAAATGATGCCGTGGGTGCGGGATTTTTACGGGCAGTGCATGGCTCGAGGAGGGGTGTCGCGCTATCCCGCGTCGCGCCTGAAACAATGGCTCGGGCAACTCAAGCGCACTTGGCCCGAGGCGGGCGAATGGTTCGAACGGGTTCGCCGGGAAGAGGATCCGCTGCGCATCGAGGCCTTGCTGTCCGAACGATAA
- a CDS encoding DUF1653 domain-containing protein produces the protein MHTPVPGIYRHYKGNLYEVCGVARHSETGDPLVVYRALYGDYGLWVRPAEMFQESVIHEGEAQPRFALVKAF, from the coding sequence ATGCACACCCCCGTTCCCGGCATCTACCGCCACTACAAGGGCAATCTGTACGAAGTTTGTGGCGTAGCACGACATTCGGAAACCGGCGATCCGCTGGTCGTGTACCGGGCCCTCTACGGCGATTACGGCCTGTGGGTCCGCCCAGCTGAAATGTTTCAGGAATCCGTCATTCACGAAGGGGAAGCCCAGCCCCGCTTTGCACTGGTCAAAGCCTTCTGA
- the msrA gene encoding peptide-methionine (S)-S-oxide reductase MsrA: MEKAILGGGCFWCLDTIFRRLKGVESVVSGYTGGHATDPDYRSVCEGLTGHAEVVEIMYDPSQIRYADLLEIFFAIHDPTTLNRQGYDTGTQYRSSIFTTDAAQEAEARHYVAQLEAKKIFDAPIVTQISPAGSFYPAEEEHQDYFERHGSAPYCRIVIAPKVRKFLEIFQNKLKS, encoded by the coding sequence ATGGAAAAGGCCATTCTTGGCGGGGGATGTTTCTGGTGCCTCGACACGATATTCAGGCGCCTGAAGGGAGTGGAAAGCGTCGTGTCCGGCTACACGGGGGGCCATGCCACCGATCCGGATTACCGTTCCGTTTGCGAGGGATTGACCGGGCACGCCGAAGTGGTCGAGATAATGTATGATCCTTCACAGATACGGTATGCCGACTTGCTGGAGATTTTTTTTGCCATTCATGACCCCACCACGCTGAACCGTCAAGGCTATGATACCGGTACCCAATACCGCTCCTCCATTTTCACCACCGATGCCGCCCAGGAAGCCGAAGCCAGGCACTACGTCGCGCAGCTCGAGGCGAAAAAGATTTTCGATGCGCCGATCGTGACCCAGATTTCCCCGGCCGGATCGTTCTACCCGGCGGAGGAAGAGCACCAGGATTATTTCGAACGCCATGGTTCCGCGCCCTATTGCCGTATCGTGATTGCGCCAAAAGTGCGCAAATTCCTGGAAATATTCCAGAACAAACTCAAAAGTTAA
- a CDS encoding potassium channel family protein codes for MRKSFARKLLFLSSLIGLVVTAGTMGYMIIEGWSLLDSLYMTVITLATIGYGETHNLSNFGRVFTIALIVFGTGVVGYGISSLTLMLFQGDLPNYLKRRKMEKIIARMSDHIIVCGLSRTGQYALEELAQSGQAVVVIEREETNALMLEGRDIPYIVGDATDDENLLAAGVGKARAVVTCLTSDADNAFVVVTARNLNRELLIVSKAETESSRNKLLAVGADKVVIPSRLGGTNLANMVVRPETLHFFEHLHSRYPNTFRAELLNAGPAWEGRRLADFVHHKDRRMLVIALEHPGGEIEFNPSPDAMLRDGTAIMVINNFK; via the coding sequence ATGCGCAAGTCCTTCGCCAGAAAACTGCTGTTCCTGTCCAGCCTGATCGGTCTTGTCGTCACGGCGGGAACCATGGGGTACATGATCATCGAAGGATGGTCATTGCTCGACAGCCTTTACATGACGGTCATCACGCTGGCGACCATCGGTTACGGCGAAACCCACAACCTCTCAAACTTCGGCCGGGTATTCACCATCGCGCTGATCGTATTCGGCACCGGTGTGGTCGGCTATGGCATTTCCTCCCTGACCCTGATGCTCTTTCAGGGCGATCTTCCCAACTATCTGAAGCGCAGAAAAATGGAAAAAATCATCGCCCGCATGTCGGACCACATCATCGTCTGCGGGCTGAGCCGCACCGGACAGTACGCGCTGGAAGAGCTCGCGCAGTCCGGACAGGCTGTCGTCGTCATCGAAAGAGAGGAAACCAATGCGCTGATGCTCGAAGGCCGCGACATTCCCTATATTGTCGGGGACGCCACCGATGATGAAAACCTGCTGGCGGCGGGGGTCGGCAAGGCCCGCGCGGTGGTGACCTGCCTGACCTCGGACGCCGACAACGCCTTCGTGGTCGTGACGGCGCGCAATCTGAATCGCGAGCTGCTCATTGTTTCCAAGGCGGAGACGGAAAGCTCCCGCAACAAGCTCCTTGCGGTTGGGGCCGACAAGGTCGTGATTCCGTCCCGGCTTGGCGGCACCAACCTTGCCAATATGGTGGTACGGCCGGAAACGCTGCACTTCTTCGAGCATTTGCACTCGCGCTACCCGAACACGTTCCGCGCGGAGCTCCTGAATGCCGGCCCGGCCTGGGAGGGGCGGCGCCTGGCGGATTTTGTCCATCACAAGGACCGGCGCATGCTCGTCATCGCCCTTGAGCATCCGGGCGGGGAGATCGAATTCAACCCCTCGCCGGATGCCATGCTCAGGGACGGCACAGCCATCATGGTCATCAACAATTTCAAATGA
- a CDS encoding ATP-binding protein, whose amino-acid sequence MSLLKNAPAVRPGLRAMLDTLREATAFEWVAAGLTWLAIGGLSMLLSLSIAIEHEENRFNDDALRLRQSLEQHLKTTEQVLLGLADIVNGNRHSPESRFTGYASETAKRYEFVYIMGYQPLVRDEERPAFEAAQSARIKGFSIRDYQHSNGKDWHSRLQWSHAPRRARYLPWISAEPSLPVSATHVLGIDLLNDSLVGSSIQRAIASTATEITPSFELADGTPGMAFVRAIYRTTPPGNSSLIRSEEAIGALTLVVRTSKLLGAEALPDDLDVTLERNEGAAGHFQPILLHLPPRAAPSPVERLLFPQLSVTLPVASAIFPYQLKLGTQLGFRILPTPTLLLCLLLGALPSMMVLLMLGMRRRARLHHEHASERLHRERENAMVTLQAISDAVITFDTQRIVQYLNPTAARLLSIKPETARGRPLQELLQLRYEFARQAMADPFLECLQRRTVVELAENSYLIRPSGDKLLIEGTVSPLFDRSGSLQGAVLTFRDTAPVRRRMLEALEASEDRLRLHEKELARVARINSMGEMTSGIAHEINQPLSAIMSYCQASLSLLEDDDPDLEMIRQAIQSAVSQAERAGKIVLRLRDFVSKRNQDCAPVDVNHAVLNALTLTEHEVLDSEIHLEYRPEPNLPLAYADSIHLEQVVLNLIRNAIDAMQSVRPWGRLIVETSYFADRIRISVSDNGPGIPDATLERIFEPFFSTKQKGMGLGLTICQTIIESIGGQLTARNKTGGGAEFIVELPPLDARTFVQQAGVESS is encoded by the coding sequence ATGTCGCTCCTGAAAAATGCGCCGGCGGTGCGCCCCGGGCTGCGCGCAATGCTCGACACGCTGCGGGAGGCCACGGCGTTCGAGTGGGTGGCCGCGGGACTCACCTGGCTTGCCATCGGCGGCCTGAGCATGCTGTTAAGCCTGAGCATCGCCATCGAGCACGAGGAAAACCGGTTCAACGACGACGCGCTTCGCCTCAGGCAAAGCCTCGAACAGCACCTGAAAACAACCGAACAGGTTTTGCTGGGTCTGGCCGATATCGTCAATGGCAACCGGCACTCCCCGGAATCCCGCTTTACCGGTTATGCCAGCGAAACGGCGAAGCGTTACGAGTTCGTCTACATCATGGGCTACCAGCCTCTGGTTCGCGACGAGGAGCGGCCCGCTTTCGAAGCCGCGCAATCGGCCCGGATCAAGGGGTTTTCCATACGGGATTATCAGCACAGCAACGGCAAGGACTGGCACAGCCGGCTGCAATGGAGCCATGCGCCGCGCCGCGCCCGTTACCTGCCCTGGATTTCCGCAGAGCCCTCCTTGCCCGTCAGCGCGACGCATGTGCTCGGAATCGACCTGCTGAACGACTCGCTGGTCGGAAGCAGCATACAGCGCGCCATTGCCAGCACCGCGACCGAAATCACCCCGTCTTTCGAACTGGCGGACGGCACTCCGGGAATGGCGTTCGTGCGCGCCATATACCGCACGACGCCCCCCGGCAACAGCTCGCTCATCCGCAGCGAAGAGGCGATCGGCGCCCTGACGCTGGTCGTGCGCACGAGCAAACTCCTTGGCGCGGAAGCGCTGCCCGACGATCTGGACGTCACACTCGAAAGGAACGAAGGCGCGGCGGGACATTTCCAGCCGATACTGCTCCATTTGCCCCCCCGCGCGGCGCCGTCGCCTGTCGAGAGACTGCTGTTCCCGCAGTTGAGCGTGACCCTGCCGGTCGCTTCAGCGATTTTTCCATACCAGCTCAAACTCGGCACGCAGTTGGGATTCCGCATACTGCCGACGCCGACATTGCTGCTTTGCCTTCTGCTGGGGGCCCTGCCCAGCATGATGGTCTTGCTGATGCTCGGCATGCGACGCCGTGCGCGCCTGCACCATGAGCATGCCAGCGAACGGTTGCACCGGGAGCGGGAGAACGCCATGGTGACACTGCAGGCGATTTCCGACGCGGTCATTACGTTCGATACGCAGCGGATCGTTCAATATCTGAATCCGACCGCGGCAAGGCTGCTGAGCATCAAGCCGGAAACCGCGCGGGGGCGCCCCTTGCAGGAACTGCTTCAGCTGCGCTACGAGTTCGCCCGTCAGGCCATGGCCGATCCTTTTCTGGAGTGTCTGCAGCGCCGTACAGTCGTCGAACTTGCCGAAAACAGTTACCTGATCCGGCCGTCCGGCGACAAACTGCTTATCGAGGGAACCGTATCGCCCCTATTCGATCGCTCCGGCTCGCTACAGGGCGCCGTGCTGACCTTCCGCGACACGGCGCCGGTTCGGCGCCGCATGCTCGAGGCGCTCGAGGCGAGCGAGGATCGGTTGCGCCTTCACGAAAAAGAGCTCGCGCGCGTTGCACGGATCAACTCGATGGGAGAAATGACGTCCGGGATTGCCCATGAAATCAACCAGCCCTTGTCGGCCATCATGAGTTATTGCCAGGCTTCGCTCTCCTTACTCGAAGACGACGACCCGGATCTGGAAATGATACGCCAGGCCATCCAGTCCGCGGTCAGCCAGGCCGAACGCGCCGGCAAGATCGTTCTGCGCCTGCGGGACTTCGTGTCCAAGCGCAATCAGGACTGCGCCCCGGTCGATGTGAATCACGCCGTGCTCAATGCACTGACCTTGACCGAACACGAGGTACTGGACAGCGAGATTCACTTAGAATACAGACCTGAGCCCAACTTGCCGCTGGCCTACGCCGACTCTATCCATCTTGAGCAAGTGGTACTCAACCTGATCCGCAATGCGATCGATGCCATGCAAAGTGTCCGCCCATGGGGCCGTCTGATTGTCGAAACAAGCTATTTCGCCGATCGCATCCGCATCTCGGTGAGCGACAATGGCCCGGGGATTCCCGACGCCACGCTGGAAAGAATCTTCGAGCCGTTTTTCAGCACGAAACAGAAAGGGATGGGTCTTGGCCTGACCATTTGCCAGACCATCATTGAAAGCATCGGCGGTCAACTGACCGCCAGAAACAAGACGGGAGGAGGCGCGGAATTCATTGTCGAACTGCCGCCGCTGGATGCCCGTACGTTTGTGCAACAAGCCGGAGTTGAATCGTCATGA